gtgatttactgagaaagagatcaacagtcggattgcttccagtcttgctactggagcaaatgtttcagtgtagtctattccttcctgctggctgtagccttgagcaactagccttgccttatttctgactacatctcctttctcattcagcttgtttctgaatacccatttcgttccaataacatggacactctcaggcttcttcactaagctccaaacatcgttcttggagaattgattcaattcttcttccatggccagaatccaatccttgtcctgaagagcttcatctatggacttgggttcaattaaggacaccaatcctttcagactcagcaaggtctcttcagagggtctgaaggcagatctggttctgactggttcgtctttgttgcctagaatcaattccttagggtgagctgcagtgattctgctcttcttcagagtttgtgagttagagggaccagcttcttcctctggttcatcttcctctggctcaacttcctctggagctttgcctttgtcagaaacattaatgcttaaatctgcaaacttttcaactagctttgactggtcagagtcaagcttatcatcaaatctaacatgaatagattcttcaatagtcttagcatcagtattataaaatctaaaacctttagatctatcagaataaccaagtaatagacacttagaagacatagcatcaaatttatgcaatctatccttagtattgagaacataacaaacacagccaaaaggatgaaaataagaaatgttgggttttatgttcttccacaattcataaggagtcttattcagaattggtctcacagagattctgttctgaatgtaacatgctgtatttactgcctctgcccaaaaatgcttagccatgccagtttcttggagcatggttctagccatctcctgaagagttctgttcttcctctcaacaacaccattttgttgaggagttctgggacaagagaaatcatgtgcaattccataggaatcaaacagactctcaaacttgtcattctcaaactctccaccatggtcacttctgacacgcacaatcctacaagccttctcgttttgcacttgagcaatgaaggtagagaacacagcatgagactcatccttgcgggttagaaactttacccatgtccagcggctatagtcatcaacgataaccatcccatatctcttgccacctatagactcagttttcactggtccaaaaaggtcgatatgcagaagttccaacggccttgaggttgagacaacattctttgccttgaaagggacttttgtgaatttgcctttctgacatgcttcacaaagagcgtctgaagcgaacttcaggttgggtaagcccctgacaaggtttagcttgctcagctgagaaatctttctcatactggcatgccctaaccgtctatgccatacccactgctcttcattaacagacagaaggcacttcacattctgagcctccaactcagataatctgatcttatagatgttgttcttcctcttgctgttaaatagaacagagccatcgatctgacttacagcccggcaggacttttgattgaatataacatcataacccttgtcagctaattgacttatagacaataagttatgtgttaagccgtctaccaataaaacattatcaatgcatgggctactatctacacaaatagtaccagtaccaacaattttacccttttcatttcctccgaagccaacttcgcctccaggcttaagtttcagctctcggaacatacgcttttctcccgtcatgtgacgcgagcatccactgtccagataccatgattggtgtttcagtggagctatcaaggatatctgcaacacagataatcttgtccttaggtacccactttctgggtccttttttgttagttaccccagaggttctgatcaccttgggtgtctcaacataatattttaaaggaatatttgcatgatatttagtcatagagaaagatccctttttaagaggatgtttagcaactttagcaggtacaggatcaggcaatatggtaccagagggaacaaagcattcatacaaggatttagctttagacacagaaggctcatttctaattggtttagaatagccaatgccatgcattccatttctgcttacgccatagatcattgaagccattaagcttctatccacgcttttagctaggaatctttgaaaagacttttcatacttagattcatttctacaatcagaggcatcacaggcaacaatttcttctaacttagcaatctggttcttaagcacagagttagaatttaccaaagcatgattttcatttttcaaatcagaaataattttctcatgttcagaaggagtcttggagacagcagataagttctttttcaactttttatgcttagacaataaggagttatacttatccatgatatcagacaaagcatgtttcagttcagaggtagagaaagaagcaaatacctcattttcatcgtctgagttaggatctccttctgattctgagtcagagtcaacagcttcctttgactctgctcctttgtctatgacaatggccatgagtccttggacttcaccatcagagtcaacatcctctgactctgattcatcgaatgtcaccatcagactcttcttggtcttgaagtgcttctttggcttcttgtctttcttcaactttggacaatcacttttgtagtgcccagattctttccactcaaaacatgtgacttccttgattgaagacttcttctggcctgaggactcatactttccttttgcctttccagagcctttgaacttgctctgcctgtgcttccagatgcggttgagtctcttggagatcagagtcagctcatcttcatcagaatcttctgatgcttcttcagattcttcttcttcagcttgaagagcctttgacttctcaaccttagccttttcagatttggatttcaaggctatggactttttcctcagatcttgcatctctgagcgcttcagctcatggcatttcaaaatgctgatgagttcttctaaactcatattctcaacgtctctcgtgagctctattgaagtcaccaagggcatccaactttcaggaagacacctgatgacccttatgacatgatcttttgttgtgtagctcttgttgagaggtcgtatgccagctacaagcaattgaaatctggagaacatttcttcaatggactcatttggctccatgatgaaggattcatacttttggatcaaagacaatgcctttgattctttgactttcttgtttccttcatgagacatcttcagagattcaaaatgcctttagcaaactcacgatctgtaatcttctggtactcttcataggaaatagcacttagaagaattgctcttgctttgtgatgttgtgagtacagcttcttttgatctgcagtcatctctgaccttgggatcttcttgccatctgcatcaactggacgctcgtagccatccacaataatatcccagagatctgcatcgaaacccagaaagaaactttccagtctatctttccaatattcgaacctttgaccgtcgaacataggaggctttgcattgtaaccatctctttgagtttcactggtggtggcagccattgtttttcacaccggcccggatcactgaacactgttaggtgtggtaatcagaacttgcgctctgataccaattgaaggtatgaaaaNNNNNNNNNNNNNNNNNNNNNNNNNNNNNNNNNNNNNNNNNNNNNNNNNNNNNNNNNNNNNNNNNNNNNNNNNNNNNNNNNNNNNNNNNNNNNNNNNNNNGATCTTTGATTGAGGTTTTTGTGTCATGGCGTCGTTGGCTTCAAACTTGAATTCTGTTGCCAGCCTTTTGTAATGGAAGAGAATCATGGAGGATCAAGGTCCGTGTTGTTAGGATGTGGGAGATGTGCCCAATTTCTGAGCCAGGGAAGCCCTTTGCTGTCCAGATGGTGTTAATTGATGCTGAGGTATGGTCTTATTCGGTTCATGTCTTAATCTGTATGAATTGCATCTATGTCAAAGCTGTATATTGCTTAATCTTTAGTGTTTAATTGTGTTTTCAGTAGTATTTTGTTGTTTATAATGCCAATTAGCTGATGGTGTATACTATGATGTGTGGCTATCACTATTTTTGGTTTTGATTTTATACTGTTATGTATTAAAGAATGAGTTTTTCAGTTATTGGCAACTGTAGATGACTGTTTCTTATTTACAGGGCCAGAGAATTGAGGCCACTATCAGGAAATCGCTCATAAAGAAGTTGTTTGGTGAGATTGTTGAAGGAAACATATACAGGATAACCTATTTTGCTGTGGTTCCTAATCTTGGAGTTTACAAGGCTGCTCGACATGAATTCAAGATCATCTTTAATAGCAGGACAAAGATAGTGCCTGAAGAATCCAATCTCATTCCTTTGTATGGATTTGCCTTTATGAACTCAGCTGAAATTTCTGACACCATGGGTGAATCTGAACATCTCATTGgtgggtaatttcatagtttctATCTTATTGTTTGAGTAAGTTAGCTGCCCATTTTCAGGCCTTAATTTTAATTTGCTGCATATTTGTTAAAACAGATGTGATAGGATTGGTTACTGCAGTTTCCCGTGAGAAACAATATACCAAAGGTGCAAATATTACAAGGATGATTGAGCTCCAGCTGACTGATCATAGGTATGGTGTACTCATGCTTGCACCAATGATTCCCCACACAGTCTTTTATCCAAATACTTTTTAATACTTGGTTGTGTTGATTTAATTAGGGGAAGTGTCCAATGTACCTTTTTTGGAAGCTATGTTGATGTTATTACTCATCATGTTCGAGAGAATGGACAAGCTATGCCGGTGGTTGTTATCCAGTTTGCTAAGATCAAGACTTTCAAAGGTTATTTGTGTGAGATATTTACATTCTATGCTACTTGACATCATTTGCACTAAAACTGTTTgaattctaataaaaaattttGTTTGTAGGAAATGTTGTGATTCAGAATGTTATGCATGCTACAAGGATTATGTGGAATCATGAAATTCCAGAGGTTGTTGATTTCCGCAACAGGTGTGTGCACTATTAAatccttttcattttctgtaCTCACTCTTGAATTTGATTCTttgatttataatatttatattttttggcACATATAAGCATTGCTCTCCATGGGATTGATCCTGATCTTCCCCTCACTGAGATTGAGGATGATGTGCGCGTCTTAACAATTGAAGAAGAATTTCTTACATTGTTCCCTAGGAAAAAAATCCAAGAAGTGCATGAAACTGCTGAGGTATGTTTCCTGAATGCATTATAAACTCGACCAGAAAA
This portion of the Lotus japonicus ecotype B-129 chromosome 3, LjGifu_v1.2 genome encodes:
- the LOC130744370 gene encoding replication protein A 70 kDa DNA-binding subunit C-like, with amino-acid sequence MWEMCPISEPGKPFAVQMVLIDAEGQRIEATIRKSLIKKLFGEIVEGNIYRITYFAVVPNLGVYKAARHEFKIIFNSRTKIVPEESNLIPLYGFAFMNSAEISDTMGESEHLIDVIGLVTAVSREKQYTKGANITRMIELQLTDHRGSVQCTFFGSYVDVITHHVRENGQAMPVVVIQFAKIKTFKGNVVIQNVMHATRIMWNHEIPEVVDFRNSIALHGIDPDLPLTEIEDDVRVLTIEEEFLTLFPRKKIQEVHETAEAGVFVVYAKIAGLVDGEKWWYSACRCHRSVSVEDGTYYCPGCDSIFRVKVEVSDGEEDASFVMFDTDCQNVLMKTCKELVIGSKVKSNSELPQVLKTLIGERVPLQN